One genomic region from Cyclopterus lumpus isolate fCycLum1 chromosome 20, fCycLum1.pri, whole genome shotgun sequence encodes:
- the c1ql3a gene encoding complement C1q-like protein 3 codes for MVLVLVILIPVLVNSAGSAAHYEMLGTCRMVCDPYGTKSPTSTVTTDTVRDNRLVESLPTFIQGPRGEPGRPGKTGPRGPPGEPGPPGPAGPPGEKGVPGRSGLPGPPGPSAAAGAISAATYSTVPKIAFYAGLKKQHEGYEVLKFDDVVTNLGNHYDPTTGKFTCSIPGIYFFTYHVLMRGGDGTSMWADLCKNNQVRASAIAQDADQNYDYASNSAVLHLEPGDEVYIKLDGGKAHGGNNNKYSTFSGFIIYAD; via the exons atggttctggttctggtcatCCTCATCCCGGTCCTGGTAAACTCAGCGGGGTCGGCGGCGCACTACGAGATGCTTGGTACCTGTAGGATGGTGTGCGACCCCTACGGAACCAAGTCTCCGACCAGCACCGTCACGACGGACACGGTCCGAGACAACCGCCTCGTAGAGTCTTTACCCACTTTTATCCAAGGTCCGAGAGGGGAACCGGGTCGTCCGGGTAAGACGGGTCCGAGGGGACCTCCCGGTGAGCCAGGTCCTCCCGGACCAGCGGGGCCACCGGGAGAGAAGGGTGTACCGGGTAGATCTGGGTTACCGGGACCTCCGGGACCCAGCGCAGCTGCCGGAGCGATCAGCGCGGCCACCTACAGCACTGTGCCCAAGATCGCCTTTTACGCGGGGCTGAAGAAGCAACACGAGGGCTACGAGGTGCTGAAGTTCGACGACGTGGTGACCAACCTGGGGAACCACTACGACCCGACCACCGGCAAGTTCACGTGCTCCATCCCTGGGATTTATTTCTTCACTTACCACGTCTTGATGCGCGGAGGGGACGGCACGAGCATGTGGGCCGATCTGTGCAAAAACAACCAG GTGCGTGCCAGTGCCATAGCCCAGGATGCAGACCAGAACTATGACTATGCCAGTAACAGTGCTGTGCTGCATCTGGAGCCAGGAGACGAGGTCTACATTAAACTAGACGGAGGCAAAGCCCATggaggcaacaacaacaagtacaGCACCTTCTCTGGATTCATCATCTACGCCGACtag